GAAAACGAAAATCCGAGAACTTTTACCTACTGTAGCTAATTTATCCGAAGCCTTAGATCAAGCTGTTTTATCAATGTCGATTTAAATAACTATAACAAAATCTCTTAATAATAAGAACAATATAAAAAGAGAATTTATGAGTGCAAATATAAACACAAGAGTTTTAGAATTAGTAGGTTCTGCTTGGAAAAAAGTAAAAGAAAGGGTTTTAGAAGTTACAACTCTTTCTTCCGACTCTATCAATGCGCAATCTACTCTTGATTTGTTTAAAAAATGGGAAGAAAAGTATCCTTTTGCACAAAGAATCGTGGTTATATGCGATAATGCTGCCTACTATAGGTCAAAAATTGTTGCAAATTACCTAAAAACATCCAGAGTAGAAATCAAATTCTTGCCTCCTTATTCTCCCGATCTCAATCTGATTGAACGCCTTTGGCGATTCATGAATAAAAAAGTTCGCAATAATCGATATTAGACTTCTTGCGTAATTAGATTTTTGCTATACTTCCTTCCTAAATGGAGGGAAAGGAAAAATTACTTAGAACTTCAATCACTCTCACCCGAGCAATTTAGAAGACTGACAGGAGTGAAACGAAAAACTTTTGAAGAAAAGGTCTTAATTTTATGGGAAGAGCAAAACAAAAGATATAGAAAAGCTAGGAGAAAAGGCTTACTTAAGCCTAGAAGACAAGCTTTTAAAGACTTTAGAATATTTGAGAGAATATCGAACGTATTTTCACACAGGTTGTAGTTACGGTCTGAGAGAAAGCGCATGTTATCGAGCCTGCAGATGGGTAGAAGACACATGGATTAAAAGCAAGAAGTTTTCACAGCCTGGGAAAAAAGCTCTTCTTAAGAGAGACATGGAATACGAAGTAATTCTTATAGATGCATCAGAAACACCTATAGAGCGTCCCCAAAAAAAGACAAAGATAAAAAGAGGATAAAAAATCGCAATAATAGACAGAAGCATTTTTACTCCGGAAAAAAGAAAAAGCATACGATCAAAATAGTCGTAGATAAGAAAACGAAAAAAGTTGTCAGAATAAACTTTTGTAATGGCAAAAAACATGTTTTTGCTCTTTAATGAGCGGTTTTGAGATTTGAAAAAATCTCGTTTATATTGGAGAGTTTAACTTACTCCGTTTAAGGAGCAACCCCTTCTTTGTGAGCAATTATGGAAAGTTATTTTTGCAAATCGATTTTCGACCCTAGAGCTGTTGCTTTAACTGCAGTAGGCGGATGTATAGCAGGAAGATTTTGTGGGATTTCCCCCATGCATGGAGCAATTTATGCAGTTACTAGCCGTAGTGTTGGTACAGTTGCGGCTATAATTCATATAGGTTTATTTACTAGATCTGTAAGACTTATGAATAGCTTTTCAAAATTTCTTGTAACGCCTTTACTAATGACTAGAGCTTACCTAGTTTTTACAGCTGGTAATAAAGCCCTTTCTTTAATAGGAAAACCACTTATTTTTACGACCGCGGTAAAAGTTTCTCTAATTTTAGGGATCACCAGCTTTTTTTCCGATTTATTAATTAATTATATTAAAGATCGGGCTTTCAAAAATTAAAAAAGAATATTTATGATTGTGCTTCTCTAAACCGATTGGATTTAGAATTGTTTATAATGTGTTATTTGCTGTAAAATAAATTGTTATTATTTTATAAAAATTAAAACTACTTTATAATAATTCTCTAATCAAACGGCCCTTTCAACCTTGAAGTGCACAAAAAAGAACATATAAATACTTGAAAAAACATCTATTGTGCACCCGAGCATAGCATGTTTGTAGATAATCTCGTAAACACTTCTAGTGGAGTTTCGAAGTTGAGAGCCTTTCTAGGTCTGTTATTTAGTAAAGTTTCCACCCTTTCTATATCCTTGGAAGTCGTATCTAAAAAGCTTTGTGTTTTAGGAAAATATTGCCTAACTAGTCCGTTTGTATGCTCATTTAAGCCTCTTTCCCAAGAATGGTAGGGCGTTGCAAAGTAGAAGTCTGTCTCTAGCTCGAAACTAACCATTTGGTGATAGGCAAATTCTTTTCCGTTGTCTGCTGTTAATGTGTGTACAAAATCTTTGATAGGTTTAAGTTGTTCAATTAACGCTTGACTTACTTCCTCTGCAGTTTTATGAGAAACTTTGGCGAGCTTAGTTAGCTTGGAAGTTCTTTCTACCATTGATACAATTACGCCTTTATGTCCTGCCCCTATGACTGTATCTAGTTCCCAGTCTCCTAAACGAGTCTTTTTTTCTACAATACAAGGCCGTTGCTTAATATCTATACGACCAGGCATGTTCCCTCTTCCAGAAGCTCCCTTTCTCTGCTTGTTATATTTTTTCCCTCGATGACGGAGCTCTCTATAAAGCTGTCCTCCCTGTCGTTTATCTTTCCAGATATGATTATAGATGGTCTCATGACTAACATGTTCTTTACCATGTCTTTTAAGCCATCCGGATATTTGTATAGGGCTCCATTGCAACTTGATTTTTTCTTCAATACGGGTAACTATTTGAGGAGTCATTTTTTTATTGGGCTGAGAATTTTTTCTAAGAAATGCTTTTTCTTGAGCTTGCTGATGACGGTATCCTCGTTGCCCTTTATTTCTCTTAAGTTCCCTACTAATAGTGCTATGATGAACTTTTAGAATGTTTGCTATTGAGCTAGATGTATCTCCTCTAGCTTTTAAAATATAAATCTGACATCTTTGGTCATAGGTTAGGTGATGGTAGCCTTTAGGCAAGGTCTCTCCTTGTGTTTGATTGTTAAAAATCACAATAGAGATTCTTTCATCGCCTGCCTATTCTTTTTTTAATTCTTCTGTGCACTTCAAACTTGAAAAGACTAAAGCAATAGTGGTCATTTAGCTGCTTCTTGGGTAGATTTAATCAAAAATAAACTGCTCTTACTAGAGCAACCTATGGAATTTATGAATGTTTGTTTAAGCTATGTGGCAGGGAATGGAGCTTTATATTTATTAGGAAAACAACCAGTTGGCTTGCTTGAAGCAACGGGAATCTTTTTTTCTTCTGCGGTTTTTGCGGTTCTAGCTGACTCATCCATTGATTTGGCTAAAGGCAAAAGAGTTGCTCTTTAGAGAATCAAATCCATTTCGAATTGTAATAGAGCTTGTTTAATGGAAAGATCATAAGCAAAGCCTCCTATGTTGTGAGCTGCTACTACTCGATGGCAGGGAATAAAAAGAGGAAATGGGTTGCTTTTACAAGCAGATCCGACAGCGCGGGCTGCTTTTGGATGACCGATTGTAGAAGCGAGATTACCATAAGTGACTAGCTGTGCAAAAGGTAGATTTTGCAAATGAATCAATACTTTTTGGTAAAATAGAGGAAGCTTAGGCAGGTTAAAGCTTAAGGGACTGGGATCTTTTCGATAACTGTACTGAGCTAACCATTTTATAATGGTTTGCTCTGTATCAAGATCGCACTCTTTAGAGATACAGCATGCAAAATACGATGACTTAGTCAGGGTTACTTTAGATAGAATGCTGTCTTTGCATTCTATCTGTACACAAATAGAAGGGCCTTGATTAAATGAATGTTGCATAAACTTTTAGCAAAGGAGAACGTATCCTAAGTTGTGCTATTGGATGTGTATTTTTACATCCTCTGATATATCTGCAACGATTTGATCCATTTGGTTATAATCATCAAATTTCTTTTTACTGACAGGTTGCCCTGCATAAAACCAATGTTGCTGGATATCAGAGTCGGTATAATAAATAGTAGATCCGTGTTTAAGGTCATTTTCCCAATTGATTTCCTGAGTTAATAAATCACCATCGGTGTAATGTCTTTCAGTTCCGTTTTTTTGGTTATTTAAATAAGAAATTTCTAGATAGCGGTTGCCATTTCTAAAATAAGTAGCCTTTCCGTGTAGCTGCCCGTTCACCCATTCTTCTAAAGCAAGAGGTTCTCCGCTAGCTGTAAATGTTTGTTTATTCCCATTGAGTTTGCCTAGGGCATAATAGGAGATTGACTCAGGAGCTCCATTTGGGTAATACGTTTCTTTTTTTACTGTATAACCGTCTTCAACCACTTCTTTAGAAAGCAGCGTTCCTGTTTGGTCTCGAGAAATACGAATGCCATCTCCCTTTTCCACTCGTGCTTCTATTTCATTTAGAGCAGTAAAGTATTGTCCTTCTATGAGTTCATTTCCTGCGTATTCTTCAACCATCATAGGACAACCTTCTACATACCAACTGGTAAGAGAGTAACGCTGAGGGGAGAGTTGAATCCACTCTTGTAAAGGCATGGAATTAGAGTTATAACTCGTTTCCTTAACTTTTTGGCCTTGATTATAGATGATGCATTTTTCAATCGCTTGACTATGAGCAAAGGTATAAGTGGTAGGACCGTGTAACTTACCATTTTCATAGGTAGATATAACAGTCACGCCATCGCTAAGAGCTGTAATTACTTGTCCTGGATAATTATGCTCTTGCCATTCTTCTTTAGGAACAGGGTAGCCGTATTTGTGGATATAACGCTTAGATATAACGCTCGTCTTTTCGTTGTTATCATGAACGCAGCCAGATAAGATAAAAGCCGTACCGCTCATAAGGATAAACAGGTGTCTTTTCATGATGAACCTCATTTTAAGATAAAATATGTAATTGTTCTAACTCCTTCATCACTGTTTCTACAATCCGGCTATGTTCCTTTTCAACGGCTTCAAAAGCAATGGTCTTAAGTTTATCGCGATAGAACAGACGAAAAGTTATGTTCTTTCTATCATTGCCGATTTGAGAGCTTTTGTAAAGATCTAAAAGAGTAATTTCCTCAAGAAGTAAAGAAGAGTTTGCTTTAATGATTTCTAAAATAGAGCCAACAGGTGTTTTATCCGCTATGGTAATTGTCCAATCTCTTTCTGAGCCAGGGAAAGAAATAAGGGATTTAATAAGCGGCGTCTGTTTAATAAAAGGCGTAAGCTCTTCTGTATTTATTTCTGCGAAATAGATTCGTTGTTCAATACCAAGTTCTGAGCTATGTTTAGGATGTAGTTCCCCTAAAGAGCCAATAATGCTGTCTTGGCACATGATAATTGCTTGTCTATTGGGATGGAAATTATGCAGGTGTGAAGGATGAAAACTAATGGGTTCAACATGAAGAAGAGCGCACAGATTTTCAATGATCCCTTTTACATCAAAAAAATCATAAGCTCGGGGTTTAGGATCGATGTGGTAAGGAGAATTTTTCCCGGTTAGAATAATTCCAATAGCTGATTGTTCAATATATTCTCCCTTTAGATGGAAGTAGATTTTACCTATTTCAAATCCTGATAGATCTTGATTTTCTCGATCGTAGTTGTGTTTAACCACTTGCAGAAGACCCGGTAGAAGAGAAGATCTTAAAATAGACTGATCAAGGGAGTGGGGTTGTAGCACAGAAATACAAGAGCTAGCAGGAAGTGTGTTTTCAGAGGTCTTTTTAGATTGATCTGGGCTGATCAAATTGCAGGTTATAAATTCTTGAAGACTCTCTTCTAGCAGATAAGTACGAAGTTGTTGGTCTAACCGATAAGCCGCGCAATGCACAAGAGGAGAAGAAATATGCACAGCAGGTGTTTTAACAATATTGTTATAGCCATATAACCGAGCTATTTCTTCAATCAAATCGATTTCAAGA
This is a stretch of genomic DNA from Candidatus Rhabdochlamydia oedothoracis. It encodes these proteins:
- a CDS encoding transposase → MSANINTRVLELVGSAWKKVKERVLEVTTLSSDSINAQSTLDLFKKWEEKYPFAQRIVVICDNAAYYRSKIVANYLKTSRVEIKFLPPYSPDLNLIERLWRFMNKKVRNNRY
- a CDS encoding IS30 family transposase; protein product: MIFNNQTQGETLPKGYHHLTYDQRCQIYILKARGDTSSSIANILKVHHSTISRELKRNKGQRGYRHQQAQEKAFLRKNSQPNKKMTPQIVTRIEEKIKLQWSPIQISGWLKRHGKEHVSHETIYNHIWKDKRQGGQLYRELRHRGKKYNKQRKGASGRGNMPGRIDIKQRPCIVEKKTRLGDWELDTVIGAGHKGVIVSMVERTSKLTKLAKVSHKTAEEVSQALIEQLKPIKDFVHTLTADNGKEFAYHQMVSFELETDFYFATPYHSWERGLNEHTNGLVRQYFPKTQSFLDTTSKDIERVETLLNNRPRKALNFETPLEVFTRLSTNMLCSGAQ
- a CDS encoding methylated-DNA--[protein]-cysteine S-methyltransferase, yielding MQHSFNQGPSICVQIECKDSILSKVTLTKSSYFACCISKECDLDTEQTIIKWLAQYSYRKDPSPLSFNLPKLPLFYQKVLIHLQNLPFAQLVTYGNLASTIGHPKAARAVGSACKSNPFPLFIPCHRVVAAHNIGGFAYDLSIKQALLQFEMDLIL
- a CDS encoding toxin-antitoxin system YwqK family antitoxin, producing the protein MSGTAFILSGCVHDNNEKTSVISKRYIHKYGYPVPKEEWQEHNYPGQVITALSDGVTVISTYENGKLHGPTTYTFAHSQAIEKCIIYNQGQKVKETSYNSNSMPLQEWIQLSPQRYSLTSWYVEGCPMMVEEYAGNELIEGQYFTALNEIEARVEKGDGIRISRDQTGTLLSKEVVEDGYTVKKETYYPNGAPESISYYALGKLNGNKQTFTASGEPLALEEWVNGQLHGKATYFRNGNRYLEISYLNNQKNGTERHYTDGDLLTQEINWENDLKHGSTIYYTDSDIQQHWFYAGQPVSKKKFDDYNQMDQIVADISEDVKIHIQ